A region of Campylobacter armoricus DNA encodes the following proteins:
- the pseG gene encoding UDP-2,4-diacetamido-2,4,6-trideoxy-beta-L-altropyranose hydrolase: protein MKVLIRSDSSSQIGHGHIKRDLILAKQYENVSFACLALKGSLIDEIPYPVYELASASIYELINLIKKENFDLLIIDHYEITASDEKLIKLETGIKILSFDDEIKEHFCDILLNVNAYAKESDYEGLLPKYCELRCGFSYALIRDEFYQESKTQREKIYDYFICIGGSDNKNLSFNIANKLDKNKTIIIATTKANIHLKSLQKLSQQNSNIQVHIDYPNLARLMNESKKLIISASSLVNEALILKANFKAIAYAKNQERLAIWLAKKGYEVENLI, encoded by the coding sequence ATGAAAGTTTTAATAAGAAGTGATAGCTCAAGCCAAATAGGACATGGGCATATAAAAAGAGATTTGATATTGGCAAAACAATATGAGAATGTATCTTTTGCGTGTTTAGCCCTTAAAGGATCTTTAATAGATGAGATTCCTTATCCTGTTTATGAATTAGCAAGTGCTAGTATATATGAGCTTATCAATCTTATAAAAAAAGAAAATTTTGATCTTTTGATTATTGATCATTATGAAATCACAGCTAGTGATGAAAAACTCATTAAACTTGAAACAGGAATTAAAATTTTAAGTTTTGATGATGAGATTAAAGAACATTTTTGTGATATCTTACTAAATGTTAATGCCTATGCTAAGGAAAGTGACTACGAAGGGTTGCTTCCAAAATACTGCGAATTAAGATGCGGTTTTTCTTATGCTCTAATACGCGATGAATTTTACCAAGAAAGTAAAACACAACGAGAAAAGATTTATGATTATTTCATTTGCATAGGTGGAAGTGATAATAAAAATCTTTCTTTTAATATAGCAAACAAACTTGATAAAAACAAAACCATTATCATAGCAACAACAAAAGCAAATATTCATTTAAAATCACTTCAAAAGTTAAGCCAACAAAATTCTAATATTCAAGTTCATATAGATTATCCAAATTTAGCAAGATTGATGAATGAAAGCAAAAAACTTATTATCAGTGCAAGTTCATTGGTAAATGAAGCTCTGATTTTAAAAGCCAATTTTAAAGCGATAGCTTATGCTAAAAACCAAGAAAGGCTTGCCATATGGCTTGCCAAAAAAGGCTATGAGGTAGAAAACTTAATATGA
- the pseH gene encoding UDP-4-amino-4,6-dideoxy-N-acetyl-beta-L-altrosamine N-acetyltransferase: protein MIFLKDFNDLTQKEIKLVLKWRNDENIAKFMKTQNISLKEHLHFLTNLKSDKTKKYFLVYDDKDTIGVIDFINITQTSCEFGLYGIKKGVGKILMQEIKNYAFSVLKVQTLNACVFKENIKALNLYLKHGFEVIKEDNNFYFVNLNNPHRDIIF from the coding sequence ATGATTTTTTTAAAAGATTTTAATGATTTAACACAAAAAGAAATTAAATTAGTTTTAAAATGGCGAAATGATGAAAATATTGCTAAATTTATGAAAACACAAAATATTAGTTTAAAAGAACATTTACATTTTTTAACTAATCTAAAATCTGATAAAACTAAAAAATACTTTCTAGTCTATGATGATAAAGATACCATTGGTGTAATTGATTTTATCAACATTACTCAAACTTCATGTGAATTTGGACTTTATGGTATTAAAAAAGGTGTTGGAAAAATATTAATGCAAGAAATTAAAAACTATGCTTTTAGTGTTTTAAAAGTTCAAACTTTAAACGCTTGTGTTTTTAAAGAAAATATAAAAGCTTTAAATTTATATTTAAAGCATGGTTTTGAGGTTATTAAAGAAGATAATAATTTTTATTTTGTAAATTTAAACAATCCTCACAGGGATATTATTTTTTAA
- a CDS encoding HisA/HisF-related TIM barrel protein: MLKTRVIPCVLLKDGQLVKSVNFSSFRTIGYLKSTARIYNARNVDELIVLDINKNGFIDFESLEDIANECFMPLTIGGGIRTLEDIRKVLDIGADKISINSIALQNPNFIKEATNTFGSSCVVCSIDVKKDKNQFKVFNNGVLNLDPLELALKYESLGAGEILLTSVDKEGSSLGYDWELLEYFKGKLKIPLIINGGLSKPQDGVKAIQLGANALAGAFIFHFSQYTPNDVKNELLKNNIPVRIV; this comes from the coding sequence GTGCTTAAAACTAGAGTTATACCTTGTGTATTATTAAAAGATGGACAACTTGTAAAAAGCGTAAATTTTAGTTCTTTTAGAACAATAGGATATTTAAAAAGCACTGCAAGAATTTATAATGCTAGAAATGTGGATGAGCTTATAGTTTTAGATATTAATAAAAATGGTTTTATAGATTTTGAGAGTTTAGAAGATATAGCAAATGAATGTTTTATGCCTTTGACTATTGGAGGTGGGATTAGAACTTTAGAAGATATTAGAAAAGTGCTAGATATAGGTGCGGATAAAATTAGTATTAATTCTATAGCATTACAAAATCCAAATTTTATAAAAGAAGCTACTAACACTTTTGGAAGTTCTTGTGTGGTGTGTTCTATAGATGTAAAAAAAGATAAAAATCAATTTAAAGTTTTTAATAATGGCGTTTTAAATCTTGATCCGCTTGAGCTTGCATTAAAATATGAGTCTTTAGGAGCAGGAGAGATACTTTTAACAAGTGTTGATAAAGAAGGAAGTTCTTTGGGGTATGATTGGGAATTACTAGAGTATTTCAAAGGTAAATTAAAAATTCCACTTATTATCAATGGGGGACTTTCTAAGCCTCAAGATGGAGTAAAAGCTATACAACTTGGTGCAAATGCATTAGCCGGTGCTTTTATATTTCATTTTAGTCAATATACTCCAAATGATGTTAAAAATGAGCTTTTAAAAAATAATATCCCTGTGAGGATTGTTTAA
- the hisH gene encoding imidazole glycerol phosphate synthase subunit HisH, which yields MICIVDYHLGNFKSVLKAFEKINQEVIVSSKKEDIKRASKLVLPGVGSFRQGMENLKKLSLDELLKECVLKDKKPILGICLGMQLFASKGYEGGECEGLDFVRAKVLKFNLSKEKVLHSGWDNLQFSNKKSKLYNGILEKSDFYFVHSYYVECLESVETSFCEYEKPFCASFEKDNIFAVQFHPEKSQNVGLRLLENFANLKA from the coding sequence ATGATTTGTATTGTGGATTATCATTTAGGGAATTTTAAATCTGTTTTAAAGGCCTTTGAAAAGATTAATCAAGAAGTAATTGTGAGTTCTAAAAAAGAAGATATTAAAAGAGCTTCTAAATTAGTTTTACCGGGTGTTGGATCTTTTAGGCAAGGCATGGAAAATTTAAAAAAACTTTCTTTAGATGAACTTTTAAAAGAATGTGTTTTAAAAGATAAAAAGCCTATTTTGGGGATTTGTCTTGGTATGCAACTTTTTGCTAGCAAAGGATATGAGGGCGGAGAGTGCGAAGGGCTTGATTTTGTTAGAGCAAAGGTTTTAAAATTTAATTTAAGTAAAGAAAAAGTATTGCATAGTGGTTGGGATAATTTACAATTTAGCAATAAAAAAAGTAAGCTTTATAATGGGATTTTAGAAAAAAGTGATTTTTATTTTGTACATTCTTATTATGTAGAGTGTTTAGAGAGTGTGGAGACTTCTTTTTGTGAGTATGAAAAACCTTTTTGTGCAAGTTTTGAAAAAGATAATATTTTTGCTGTGCAATTTCACCCTGAAAAAAGTCAAAATGTTGGTTTAAGACTTTTGGAGAATTTTGCAAATTTAAAGGCTTAG
- the pseA gene encoding pseudaminic acid biosynthesis protein PseA, giving the protein MIFCKKCVMPNTKPDLHFDENGICDACRSQEAKNYEINWQEREKEFFDLIKKYKKHPVYDCVIGVSGGKDSTYQVLKCLELGLNPLCVCFEPSIPTKLGKKNLRNLNNLGVDLIHIKRNPLIYKKLSREALIRTGDNEWQNHLGIFTCVPKIAVNFNIPLIIWGESPQIEYGGPASSKEKNILGREWLEEFGGLLGNRISDMIGVDDISEKDLYFYTYPSDEELQKVGVTGLFLGYYFKWDYKYNLKISKENGFKTSIKPVETTYENFENLDCYSNHVHDYLKYCKYGFGRATDNACLDIRLGYISREEGIRLVNKYDGRVPKKAIKKYLEFSGFSEKEFEKIVDSFTNKKIFKRDENGKFLRDSDGSLIKKDEFILK; this is encoded by the coding sequence GTGATTTTTTGCAAAAAATGCGTAATGCCAAATACTAAGCCTGATTTGCATTTTGATGAAAATGGAATTTGTGATGCATGTCGCTCACAAGAAGCTAAAAATTATGAAATTAATTGGCAAGAACGCGAAAAAGAATTTTTTGATCTTATAAAAAAATACAAAAAACATCCTGTGTATGATTGTGTGATAGGAGTTAGTGGTGGGAAAGATTCTACTTATCAAGTTTTGAAATGTCTTGAGCTTGGGCTTAATCCTTTATGTGTTTGTTTTGAGCCAAGTATCCCTACTAAATTAGGTAAGAAAAATCTTCGTAATTTAAATAATCTTGGTGTAGATTTAATCCATATTAAAAGAAATCCTTTGATATATAAAAAATTATCTCGTGAAGCATTGATAAGAACAGGGGATAATGAATGGCAAAACCATTTAGGAATTTTTACTTGTGTTCCAAAAATTGCAGTTAATTTTAATATACCTTTAATAATTTGGGGTGAAAGTCCTCAAATAGAATATGGAGGACCAGCTAGTTCTAAAGAAAAAAATATACTAGGTAGAGAATGGCTTGAAGAATTTGGAGGACTTTTAGGCAATAGAATTTCTGATATGATTGGTGTTGATGATATAAGTGAAAAGGATTTGTATTTTTATACTTATCCAAGTGATGAGGAGCTTCAAAAAGTAGGGGTTACGGGGTTATTTTTAGGGTATTATTTCAAATGGGATTATAAGTATAATTTAAAAATATCTAAAGAAAATGGTTTTAAAACAAGTATTAAGCCAGTTGAAACTACTTATGAGAATTTTGAAAATTTAGATTGTTATTCAAATCATGTACATGATTATTTAAAATACTGCAAATATGGCTTTGGAAGAGCTACGGATAATGCGTGTTTAGATATAAGACTTGGTTATATTAGCCGTGAAGAAGGTATTAGGCTCGTAAATAAATATGATGGAAGAGTTCCAAAAAAAGCTATAAAAAAATACTTAGAATTTAGTGGTTTTAGTGAAAAAGAATTTGAAAAAATAGTAGATTCTTTTACAAATAAAAAAATTTTCAAACGCGATGAAAATGGTAAATTTTTAAGAGATAGTGATGGATCGTTGATAAAAAAAGATGAGTTTATTTTAAAATGA
- a CDS encoding sulfite exporter TauE/SafE family protein — MDLTLLPYLIIGIFSGMASGVFGIGGGMIIVPFMLTLGLSSHHAVAISVVQMIFASIFGSYLNYKKKNLILKDGFIIGFGGFLGAMFSGILLSYFSDITLTSIFLCVSIIFFLKFAFNQKSTIGNIDHSKVLKNSVLLICGIFTGIFAISLGIGGGLLITPILAYFLGYDTKKVVPLSLFFVIFASISGISSFFYNDIIDKEVLQNGSLVGLSSMLGVYIGIKIMEKLNLKSHRIALLGIYTLSIAMTIVSLIKKINLF; from the coding sequence ATGGATTTAACTTTACTTCCTTATTTGATTATAGGAATTTTTTCAGGTATGGCTTCTGGAGTTTTTGGTATAGGTGGCGGTATGATCATCGTTCCTTTTATGCTTACTCTAGGGCTTAGCTCTCATCATGCTGTAGCAATTTCAGTAGTGCAAATGATCTTTGCTTCTATTTTTGGTTCATATTTAAACTATAAAAAGAAAAATTTAATCTTAAAAGATGGTTTTATCATAGGCTTTGGTGGCTTTTTAGGTGCGATGTTTAGTGGTATTTTACTCTCATATTTTTCAGATATAACCTTAACAAGTATTTTTTTATGTGTAAGTATTATTTTCTTTTTAAAATTTGCTTTTAATCAAAAAAGCACCATTGGAAATATCGATCATTCTAAAGTCCTAAAAAATTCTGTTTTGCTAATTTGTGGTATATTTACAGGAATTTTTGCCATATCTTTAGGTATTGGAGGCGGGCTTTTAATCACCCCTATTCTAGCTTATTTTTTAGGTTATGATACTAAAAAAGTAGTTCCGCTTAGTTTATTTTTTGTGATATTTGCTTCAATTTCAGGAATTAGTTCTTTTTTTTATAATGACATTATCGATAAAGAAGTATTACAAAATGGAAGTCTAGTGGGGCTTAGTTCTATGCTAGGGGTTTATATTGGCATCAAAATCATGGAAAAACTTAATCTTAAATCCCATCGTATAGCACTTTTAGGTATTTATACTCTTTCTATAGCTATGACTATTGTGAGTTTGATTAAAAAGATAAATTTATTTTAA
- the flhB gene encoding flagellar biosynthesis protein FlhB has protein sequence MAADDQEKTEEPTSKKIEDARQEGNVPKSQDASAVAVLVIAVVVVLAMLPFIGERISGLYRFYQSFIGIEIDLKILQKIIVKTMIEMFIMVLPITLIIMVAGVLGNLMQFGFIFTTKPITPNFNKINPINGLKNLFSLKKIIEALKIILKVGIVFGIAFVFLLQFMKELPRVELYTIYPQLLWLRDKAIILAAVVIIAFLIIGFLDILLVRYQYFKNLRMSKQEIKDEYKQSEGDPLVKGRIRRLQMEAARRRMVQDVASADVVITNPTHYAVALRYDSSKESAPKVLAKGVDFLALRIKDMAYEYNVMIYENPPLARELYKSCEVNDLIPPELFKAVAEVLSFVYTSNRQKFADRLK, from the coding sequence ATGGCTGCTGATGATCAAGAAAAAACAGAAGAACCCACATCCAAGAAAATAGAAGATGCAAGACAAGAGGGCAATGTCCCAAAAAGTCAAGATGCTTCAGCTGTAGCTGTGCTTGTTATAGCTGTAGTTGTGGTTTTGGCTATGTTACCCTTTATAGGTGAGAGAATTAGTGGTTTATATAGATTTTATCAAAGCTTTATAGGTATTGAAATTGATTTGAAAATTTTACAAAAAATTATTGTTAAAACCATGATAGAAATGTTTATTATGGTTTTGCCTATTACTTTAATTATTATGGTAGCAGGTGTGCTTGGTAATTTAATGCAATTTGGATTTATCTTTACTACTAAGCCAATTACTCCAAATTTTAATAAAATTAATCCTATTAATGGTCTTAAAAATCTTTTTTCTTTGAAGAAAATTATTGAAGCTTTAAAAATTATACTAAAAGTTGGGATAGTTTTTGGTATAGCTTTTGTTTTTTTATTGCAGTTTATGAAAGAACTCCCTAGAGTAGAACTTTATACAATTTATCCTCAACTTTTATGGCTTAGAGATAAGGCTATAATTTTAGCAGCTGTTGTTATTATAGCTTTTTTGATTATAGGATTTTTAGATATACTTTTGGTAAGATATCAATACTTTAAAAATTTGCGTATGAGTAAGCAAGAAATTAAAGATGAATATAAGCAAAGCGAAGGAGATCCTTTGGTAAAAGGAAGAATTCGCCGTTTGCAAATGGAAGCAGCAAGGCGTAGAATGGTGCAAGATGTTGCTAGTGCTGATGTTGTAATTACCAATCCTACTCATTATGCTGTTGCTTTGCGTTATGATAGTTCTAAAGAATCAGCACCTAAAGTTTTAGCTAAGGGGGTGGATTTTTTAGCTTTGCGTATAAAAGATATGGCATATGAATATAATGTTATGATTTATGAAAATCCACCTTTAGCAAGAGAACTTTACAAATCTTGCGAAGTAAATGATCTTATCCCGCCAGAGCTTTTTAAAGCAGTAGCGGAAGTTTTGAGCTTTGTTTATACTTCTAATAGACAAAAATTTGCTGATAGATTAAAATAA
- a CDS encoding methyl-accepting chemotaxis protein, with the protein MINVNTNDEFGAMAKAINENITKTKNALEQDAKAVEQSVDTAKEIESGNLTARITAIPANPQLIELKNVLNEMLNVLEAKIGSNMNEINRVFDSYKALDFTTEVKNAKGGVEVTTNTLGKEIVVMLRQSSEFASLLATESGKLQSAVKDLTDSSSSQASSLEETAAALEEITSSMQNVSHKTSEVIAQSEEIKNVTSIIGDIADQINLLALNAAIEAARAGEHGRGFAVVADEVRNLAERTQKSLGEIEANTNILVQSINEMGESIKEQTTGITQINDAVAQIDHVTQENLKIANDSAVISDNVNKIANDILEDARKKRF; encoded by the coding sequence ATGATTAATGTTAATACTAATGATGAGTTTGGTGCTATGGCTAAAGCTATCAATGAAAATATCACTAAAACTAAAAATGCACTAGAACAAGATGCTAAAGCAGTAGAACAATCAGTAGATACAGCTAAAGAAATAGAAAGTGGTAATCTAACAGCAAGAATTACTGCAATTCCTGCTAATCCTCAATTAATAGAATTAAAAAATGTATTAAATGAAATGCTTAATGTATTAGAAGCAAAAATTGGTTCTAATATGAATGAAATTAATAGAGTATTTGATAGCTATAAGGCATTAGACTTTACAACTGAAGTTAAAAATGCTAAAGGTGGAGTTGAAGTAACTACTAATACCTTAGGTAAAGAAATAGTAGTTATGTTAAGACAATCATCAGAATTTGCTTCTTTACTTGCTACTGAAAGTGGTAAATTACAAAGTGCTGTTAAAGATTTAACAGATTCTTCATCAAGCCAAGCTTCTTCTTTAGAAGAAACAGCAGCAGCACTAGAAGAAATTACTTCTTCTATGCAAAATGTATCTCATAAAACTAGTGAAGTTATTGCTCAAAGTGAAGAGATTAAAAATGTTACTTCTATTATAGGTGATATTGCTGATCAAATTAACTTGCTTGCATTAAATGCTGCTATTGAAGCTGCTCGTGCAGGAGAACACGGTAGAGGCTTTGCTGTTGTTGCTGATGAAGTTAGAAACCTAGCTGAAAGAACTCAAAAGTCTTTAGGTGAAATAGAAGCTAATACTAATATCTTAGTTCAATCTATTAATGAAATGGGTGAGAGTATTAAAGAACAAACTACAGGTATTACTCAAATAAATGATGCTGTAGCTCAAATTGATCATGTAACCCAAGAGAACTTAAAAATAGCTAATGATAGTGCAGTAATATCTGATAATGTTAATAAGATAGCTAATGATATCTTAGAAGATGCTAGGAAGAAGAGGTTTTAG
- a CDS encoding peroxiredoxin, with translation MIVTKKAIDFTAPAVLGSNEIVEDFNLYKNIGPKGAVVFFYPKDFTFVCPSEIIAFDKRYQDFKDRGIEVIGVSCDNEFSHFAWKNMPVNQGGIGQVKFPLVADLTKQIARNFDVLFGEAVALRGSFLLDADGTIRHAVINDLPLGRNIDEMIRMVDTMLFTNEHGEVCPAGWNKGDEGMKADPKGVADYLSKNENKL, from the coding sequence ATGATAGTAACCAAAAAAGCTATTGATTTTACAGCACCAGCTGTATTAGGAAGTAATGAAATAGTTGAAGACTTTAATCTTTATAAAAATATTGGACCAAAAGGTGCTGTAGTATTTTTCTATCCAAAAGATTTTACTTTTGTTTGTCCATCTGAAATTATAGCTTTTGATAAAAGATATCAAGACTTTAAAGATAGAGGTATTGAAGTAATTGGTGTATCTTGCGATAATGAATTTTCACATTTTGCATGGAAAAATATGCCAGTTAATCAAGGTGGTATTGGTCAAGTTAAATTTCCTTTAGTGGCTGATTTAACAAAGCAAATTGCTAGGAATTTTGATGTATTATTTGGTGAAGCAGTTGCTTTAAGAGGTTCTTTTTTGCTTGATGCTGATGGAACAATTCGTCATGCTGTTATAAATGATTTACCACTTGGTAGAAATATTGATGAAATGATTAGAATGGTTGATACTATGTTATTTACTAATGAACATGGTGAGGTTTGTCCAGCTGGTTGGAACAAAGGTGATGAAGGTATGAAAGCTGATCCTAAAGGTGTTGCTGATTATCTTAGTAAAAATGAAAATAAACTATAA
- a CDS encoding DUF362 domain-containing protein yields MAVKITDICIACGSCIDECPVSAIVDDANNPEGEDRYYVYADKCVECVGHNDQPACASACPTDGCIVWSDVVSGQPSRDNIGNDLRDGSTPVFA; encoded by the coding sequence ATGGCAGTTAAAATTACTGATATTTGTATAGCATGTGGTTCTTGTATAGATGAGTGTCCTGTTAGTGCAATCGTAGATGATGCAAACAATCCAGAAGGTGAAGATAGATATTATGTATATGCTGATAAATGTGTTGAGTGTGTAGGACATAATGATCAACCAGCTTGTGCAAGTGCTTGCCCGACTGATGGCTGTATTGTATGGAGTGATGTAGTTAGCGGGCAACCAAGCCGTGACAATATCGGAAACGATTTAAGAGATGGTTCAACTCCGGTATTTGCCTAA
- the ndk gene encoding nucleoside-diphosphate kinase, translating to MEKTLSIIKPDAVKKGVIGQILTRFESNGLRIAATKKIQLSEKEAQEFYAIHKNRPFFKDLVEFMISGPVVVSVLEGENAVLKNRELMGATNPKEAAPGTIRADFADSIDANAVHGSDSLENAKIEIEFFFSKTEIL from the coding sequence TTGGAAAAAACACTTTCTATTATTAAACCTGATGCAGTAAAAAAAGGTGTTATTGGTCAAATTTTAACACGCTTTGAAAGCAATGGCCTAAGAATAGCAGCAACAAAAAAAATACAGCTTTCAGAAAAAGAAGCACAAGAATTTTATGCTATACATAAAAATAGACCTTTTTTTAAAGATTTGGTTGAATTCATGATCAGTGGTCCAGTTGTGGTTTCTGTTTTAGAAGGCGAAAATGCTGTATTGAAAAACAGAGAGTTGATGGGTGCTACAAATCCAAAAGAAGCGGCTCCTGGTACTATTAGAGCAGATTTTGCAGATAGTATTGACGCAAACGCAGTTCATGGAAGTGATAGCTTAGAAAATGCAAAAATTGAGATAGAATTTTTCTTTTCAAAAACTGAAATTTTATAA
- a CDS encoding DUF177 domain-containing protein — MKIAFAKLSSVAYPFKLDLDNIVFEGTITKVNPKLAKIKANFKGFTYRNCDRCGDEMELEINQNIELFASDGIFKDENNTLSDTMEFFDSHIDLIELATSELQSYLSDYFYCNKCLSN, encoded by the coding sequence ATGAAAATTGCCTTTGCAAAACTTAGCTCTGTAGCTTATCCTTTTAAACTAGATCTTGATAATATAGTTTTTGAAGGAACTATTACAAAAGTTAACCCAAAACTAGCTAAAATAAAAGCTAATTTCAAAGGATTTACTTATAGAAATTGCGATCGATGCGGTGATGAAATGGAGCTTGAAATTAATCAAAACATAGAGCTTTTTGCAAGTGATGGAATTTTTAAAGATGAAAATAACACTTTAAGTGACACTATGGAGTTTTTTGACTCTCATATAGATTTAATAGAACTTGCTACAAGTGAATTACAGTCTTATTTAAGTGATTATTTTTATTGCAACAAATGCTTATCAAATTAA
- the rpmF gene encoding 50S ribosomal protein L32, translated as MAVPKRRVSKTRAAKRRTHYKVTLPMPIKDKDGSYKMPHRVNPTTKEY; from the coding sequence ATGGCGGTACCTAAGAGAAGAGTGAGTAAAACTCGTGCAGCTAAGCGTAGAACTCATTATAAAGTTACTCTACCTATGCCTATTAAAGACAAAGATGGTAGCTACAAAATGCCTCATCGTGTAAATCCAACAACTAAGGAATATTAA
- the plsX gene encoding phosphate acyltransferase PlsX produces MISIAIDAMGGDFGEKPIIDGVIQALSEKKFKAVLVGDPQKLKKMIPQELNSFIEYEEAYDVFAMDENSTDALKRKNSTIYKAIDLVRNQKAKAVVSAGHSGATMSLATLRLGRLANIARPAIATLMPNINSRTLVLDVGANVDCKSEHLFQFAIMGEAYAKEILKIDKPRVALLSNGEEECKGNELTKETHQLLKQLPNFVGNAEGRDIFNGSIDVLVCDGFNGNILLKTGEGVASVITKLLKQEIQKSFLAKLGYLLVKPAFNELKTHIDYEEYGGAPLLGVKECVIISHGKSGPKAIKNAIFQALNFAQSNINTTIEKELSHYEIK; encoded by the coding sequence ATGATTAGCATTGCTATTGACGCAATGGGTGGAGATTTTGGGGAAAAACCTATTATTGATGGAGTAATCCAAGCTTTAAGTGAGAAAAAATTTAAGGCTGTTTTAGTAGGGGATCCTCAAAAACTAAAAAAAATGATCCCTCAAGAATTAAATTCATTTATAGAATACGAAGAAGCTTACGATGTATTTGCTATGGATGAAAATTCTACCGATGCCTTAAAAAGAAAAAATAGTACTATTTATAAAGCTATCGATTTAGTAAGAAATCAAAAAGCTAAAGCTGTTGTTTCTGCTGGACATAGTGGTGCTACTATGAGCTTAGCTACTTTAAGACTTGGAAGATTAGCCAATATTGCTAGACCTGCAATTGCAACTTTAATGCCAAATATTAATTCTAGAACTCTTGTATTAGATGTTGGAGCAAATGTTGATTGTAAAAGCGAACATTTATTTCAATTTGCTATTATGGGTGAAGCTTATGCTAAAGAAATTTTAAAAATCGACAAACCTAGAGTTGCATTACTTTCCAATGGAGAAGAAGAATGCAAGGGCAATGAGCTTACCAAAGAAACACATCAATTATTAAAACAGCTTCCAAATTTTGTTGGAAATGCAGAAGGGAGAGATATTTTTAATGGTTCGATTGATGTATTAGTATGTGATGGATTTAATGGTAATATTTTACTTAAAACTGGCGAGGGTGTTGCAAGTGTTATAACAAAACTTTTAAAACAAGAAATTCAAAAATCTTTTTTAGCAAAACTTGGTTATCTTTTGGTAAAACCAGCATTTAATGAATTAAAAACACATATAGACTATGAAGAATATGGTGGTGCTCCTTTACTTGGTGTAAAAGAATGCGTTATCATAAGTCATGGAAAAAGTGGTCCAAAAGCTATTAAAAATGCTATTTTTCAAGCGTTAAATTTTGCCCAGTCAAATATCAATACAACGATAGAAAAAGAACTTTCTCATTATGAAATCAAATAA